In the Ostrinia nubilalis chromosome 15, ilOstNubi1.1, whole genome shotgun sequence genome, one interval contains:
- the LOC135078657 gene encoding RNA-binding protein lark isoform X2, protein MPGAGTFKIFVGNLSDKTTDADLRPLFEKYGTVVECDIVRNYGFVHMENEQVGREAIQNLNGEMVHGQAIKIEAAKSRKAPSTPTTKIFVGNLTDKTRAPEVRELFQKFGTVVECDIVRNYGFVHLDASGDVNEAIKELNGMMVDGQPMKVQLSTSRVRQRPGMGDPEQCYRCGRGGHWSKECPKALGPDRNGFRDRAFGRDPYPPPPPPPFLRDRMMGGFGDPYDGYYDRARFDSPRELFERRYPVGASRGLEMGGSRGARGDFVSPPLRREPMPPMPSLPMRSGMGAMRSSYDDMMYEDFSRDTFDDRRPGMRGPSPSRRYAPY, encoded by the exons ATGCCGGGCGCCGGTACTTTCAAAATCTTCGTCGGGAATCTTTCCGATAAAACGACAGACGCCGATCTTAGACCGCTGTTCGAAAAATACGGTACCGTCGTAGAATGCGATATCGTCAGAAATTACGGTTTCGTGCACATGGAAAATGAGCAAGTCGGCCGCGAAGCCATTCAGAACTTAAACGGAGAGATGGTTCATGGTCAAGCGATCAAAATAGAAGCGGCCAAGAGCCGGAAGGCACCGTCGACGCCGACCACGAAAATATTCGTCGGTAACCTAACGGACAAGACGCGCGCGCCCGAGGTCCGCGAGCTGTTTCAGAAGTTCGGCACGGTCGTCGAATGCGATATCGTTCGTAACTACGGCTTCGTACACTTGGACGCGTCGGGCGACGTGAACGAGGCCATCAAAGAGCTGAACGGTATGATGGTGGACGGCCAGCCCATGAAGGTGCAGCTGTCGACGAGCCGCGTCCGTCAGCGGCCGGGCATGGGCGACCCCGAGCAGTGCTACCGCTGCGGTCGCGGCGGTCACTGGTCCAAGGAGTGCCCGAAGGCGCTGGGCCCCGACCGCAACGGTTTCCGCGATCGAGCGTTCGGCCGCGACCCGTAtcccccgccgccgccgccgccgttcCTCCGCGATCGCATGATGGGAGGATTTGGG GACCCGTACGATGGCTACTATGACCGGGCCCGGTTCGACTCGCCGCGGGAGCTGTTCGAGCGGCGCTACCCGGTGGGCGCGTCCCGGGGACTAGAGATGGGCGGGTCGCGAGGCGCGCGCGGGGACTTCGTGTCGCCGCCGCTGCGCCGGGAGCCGATGCCGCCGATGCCCAGCCTGCCGATGCGCAGCGGGATGGGAGCCATGAGGTCGTCGTATGATGATAT
- the LOC135078657 gene encoding RNA-binding protein lark isoform X1, translating into MPGAGTFKIFVGNLSDKTTDADLRPLFEKYGTVVECDIVRNYGFVHMENEQVGREAIQNLNGEMVHGQAIKIEAAKSRKAPSTPTTKIFVGNLTDKTRAPEVRELFQKFGTVVECDIVRNYGFVHLDASGDVNEAIKELNGMMVDGQPMKVQLSTSRVRQRPGMGDPEQCYRCGRGGHWSKECPKALGPDRNGFRDRAFGRDPYPPPPPPPFLRDRMMGGFGDPYDGYYDRARFDSPRELFERRYPVGASRGLEMGGSRGARGDFVSPPLRREPMPPMPSLPMRSGMGAMRSSYDDMYSRRSPPRGQVSRGMYEDFSRDTFDDRRPGMRGPSPSRRYAPY; encoded by the exons ATGCCGGGCGCCGGTACTTTCAAAATCTTCGTCGGGAATCTTTCCGATAAAACGACAGACGCCGATCTTAGACCGCTGTTCGAAAAATACGGTACCGTCGTAGAATGCGATATCGTCAGAAATTACGGTTTCGTGCACATGGAAAATGAGCAAGTCGGCCGCGAAGCCATTCAGAACTTAAACGGAGAGATGGTTCATGGTCAAGCGATCAAAATAGAAGCGGCCAAGAGCCGGAAGGCACCGTCGACGCCGACCACGAAAATATTCGTCGGTAACCTAACGGACAAGACGCGCGCGCCCGAGGTCCGCGAGCTGTTTCAGAAGTTCGGCACGGTCGTCGAATGCGATATCGTTCGTAACTACGGCTTCGTACACTTGGACGCGTCGGGCGACGTGAACGAGGCCATCAAAGAGCTGAACGGTATGATGGTGGACGGCCAGCCCATGAAGGTGCAGCTGTCGACGAGCCGCGTCCGTCAGCGGCCGGGCATGGGCGACCCCGAGCAGTGCTACCGCTGCGGTCGCGGCGGTCACTGGTCCAAGGAGTGCCCGAAGGCGCTGGGCCCCGACCGCAACGGTTTCCGCGATCGAGCGTTCGGCCGCGACCCGTAtcccccgccgccgccgccgccgttcCTCCGCGATCGCATGATGGGAGGATTTGGG GACCCGTACGATGGCTACTATGACCGGGCCCGGTTCGACTCGCCGCGGGAGCTGTTCGAGCGGCGCTACCCGGTGGGCGCGTCCCGGGGACTAGAGATGGGCGGGTCGCGAGGCGCGCGCGGGGACTTCGTGTCGCCGCCGCTGCGCCGGGAGCCGATGCCGCCGATGCCCAGCCTGCCGATGCGCAGCGGGATGGGAGCCATGAGGTCGTCGTATGATGATATGTACAGCCGCAGGAGTCCCCCGCGCGGACAGGTGT
- the LOC135078657 gene encoding RNA-binding protein lark isoform X4 codes for MPGAGTFKIFVGNLSDKTTDADLRPLFEKYGTVVECDIVRNYGFVHMENEQVGREAIQNLNGEMVHGQAIKIEAAKSRKAPSTPTTKIFVGNLTDKTRAPEVRELFQKFGTVVECDIVRNYGFVHLDASGDVNEAIKELNGMMVDGQPMKVQLSTSRVRQRPGMGDPEQCYRCGRGGHWSKECPKALGPDRNGFRDRAFGRDPYPPPPPPPFLRDRMMGGFGDPYDGYYDRARFDSPRELFERRYPVGASRGLEMGGSRGARGDFVSPPLRREPMPPMPSLPMRSGMGAMRMYEDFSRDTFDDRRPGMRGPSPSRRYAPY; via the exons ATGCCGGGCGCCGGTACTTTCAAAATCTTCGTCGGGAATCTTTCCGATAAAACGACAGACGCCGATCTTAGACCGCTGTTCGAAAAATACGGTACCGTCGTAGAATGCGATATCGTCAGAAATTACGGTTTCGTGCACATGGAAAATGAGCAAGTCGGCCGCGAAGCCATTCAGAACTTAAACGGAGAGATGGTTCATGGTCAAGCGATCAAAATAGAAGCGGCCAAGAGCCGGAAGGCACCGTCGACGCCGACCACGAAAATATTCGTCGGTAACCTAACGGACAAGACGCGCGCGCCCGAGGTCCGCGAGCTGTTTCAGAAGTTCGGCACGGTCGTCGAATGCGATATCGTTCGTAACTACGGCTTCGTACACTTGGACGCGTCGGGCGACGTGAACGAGGCCATCAAAGAGCTGAACGGTATGATGGTGGACGGCCAGCCCATGAAGGTGCAGCTGTCGACGAGCCGCGTCCGTCAGCGGCCGGGCATGGGCGACCCCGAGCAGTGCTACCGCTGCGGTCGCGGCGGTCACTGGTCCAAGGAGTGCCCGAAGGCGCTGGGCCCCGACCGCAACGGTTTCCGCGATCGAGCGTTCGGCCGCGACCCGTAtcccccgccgccgccgccgccgttcCTCCGCGATCGCATGATGGGAGGATTTGGG GACCCGTACGATGGCTACTATGACCGGGCCCGGTTCGACTCGCCGCGGGAGCTGTTCGAGCGGCGCTACCCGGTGGGCGCGTCCCGGGGACTAGAGATGGGCGGGTCGCGAGGCGCGCGCGGGGACTTCGTGTCGCCGCCGCTGCGCCGGGAGCCGATGCCGCCGATGCCCAGCCTGCCGATGCGCAGCGGGATGGGAGCCATGAG
- the LOC135078657 gene encoding RNA-binding protein lark isoform X3 — MPGAGTFKIFVGNLSDKTTDADLRPLFEKYGTVVECDIVRNYGFVHMENEQVGREAIQNLNGEMVHGQAIKIEAAKSRKAPSTPTTKIFVGNLTDKTRAPEVRELFQKFGTVVECDIVRNYGFVHLDASGDVNEAIKELNGMMVDGQPMKVQLSTSRVRQRPGMGDPEQCYRCGRGGHWSKECPKALGPDRNGFRDRAFGRDPYPPPPPPPFLRDRMMGGFGDPYDGYYDRARFDSPRELFERRYPVGASRGLEMGGSRGARGDFVSPPLRREPMPPMPSLPMRSGMGAMRSMYEDFSRDTFDDRRPGMRGPSPSRRYAPY, encoded by the exons ATGCCGGGCGCCGGTACTTTCAAAATCTTCGTCGGGAATCTTTCCGATAAAACGACAGACGCCGATCTTAGACCGCTGTTCGAAAAATACGGTACCGTCGTAGAATGCGATATCGTCAGAAATTACGGTTTCGTGCACATGGAAAATGAGCAAGTCGGCCGCGAAGCCATTCAGAACTTAAACGGAGAGATGGTTCATGGTCAAGCGATCAAAATAGAAGCGGCCAAGAGCCGGAAGGCACCGTCGACGCCGACCACGAAAATATTCGTCGGTAACCTAACGGACAAGACGCGCGCGCCCGAGGTCCGCGAGCTGTTTCAGAAGTTCGGCACGGTCGTCGAATGCGATATCGTTCGTAACTACGGCTTCGTACACTTGGACGCGTCGGGCGACGTGAACGAGGCCATCAAAGAGCTGAACGGTATGATGGTGGACGGCCAGCCCATGAAGGTGCAGCTGTCGACGAGCCGCGTCCGTCAGCGGCCGGGCATGGGCGACCCCGAGCAGTGCTACCGCTGCGGTCGCGGCGGTCACTGGTCCAAGGAGTGCCCGAAGGCGCTGGGCCCCGACCGCAACGGTTTCCGCGATCGAGCGTTCGGCCGCGACCCGTAtcccccgccgccgccgccgccgttcCTCCGCGATCGCATGATGGGAGGATTTGGG GACCCGTACGATGGCTACTATGACCGGGCCCGGTTCGACTCGCCGCGGGAGCTGTTCGAGCGGCGCTACCCGGTGGGCGCGTCCCGGGGACTAGAGATGGGCGGGTCGCGAGGCGCGCGCGGGGACTTCGTGTCGCCGCCGCTGCGCCGGGAGCCGATGCCGCCGATGCCCAGCCTGCCGATGCGCAGCGGGATGGGAGCCATGAGGTC